In Nocardia higoensis, the DNA window AGCACCACCAGGACGTCGGTGGGCACGGCGTCGAGGAAGCGCTCCAGCTCGTCGCGCCCGACGGCGGTGCCGGTGGGGTTGTTCGGGTTGCAGACGAAGAGCAGCCGCGTCCGTTCGGTCACCGCCGCCGCCATCGCGTCCAGATCGTGGGTGTAGGTGTCGGTCAACGGCACCTGCACGGCCGTGGCATTGCCCACCTGCGTGACGATCGGATACGCCTCGAACGAGCGCCACGCGAACAGCACCTCGTCCTGCGGCGACGAGCAGGTGATCTGCACCAGCTCCTGACACAGCGCGACGCTGCCGCAGCCGATCGCCACGTTCGCCACCTCGACGCCGAGGAAGTCCGCCAGCGCCGCTCGCAGCGCGCCGGACTGGTTGTCCGGGTAGCGGTGCGAGAGTTCCGCCGCCTCCACGATCGCCTTCGCCGCCGAAGGCAGCGGCGGCAGCGTCGTCTCGTTGCTCGCCAGCTTCACCGCGCCCGGATTGCTGCGCCCGGGGGTGTAGGCGGGGATCGAGGAGAGATCGGGACGAATACGGGCGCTCACGCTCCCAGCCTAGTCAGCCCGCCGATCGCGGTTTCCCGCCGGTGCAACCTGTCGCCTACATGAGCAAAGCAACAGCTCAGACCCCCGCCGATACCGGAAAAGTTTCGGTCCGACACCGCTGGAAAGCAATATCTCGCCAATATCCGTCAACCGCCCTACCCTGGATTCATGTCGGGCATGTTCAGCGATGTCGCCGTGCTCCGTGGCGACGCGGACGGTGAAGGGCGCTCCGGCGCGCAGACGCGGGTACCGGTGACGGTGATCGAACCGGAGGGTCATTCCCGGGGCGGCATAGTGCTGCTGCACGAGTCCGGAGAGTTCACCGGCGCATTGCTGGAGTTCATGCAGTCGCTGTCGAGCGAGGGCTGGACTGTCGTCGCCCCCGATCTCTTCCATCGCGCGGATGCCACGCCCGACAAAGAGGTGTTCGGCCAGGATCTCTTCGACGACTTCGACGCCAGCTTCGACTGGTTGACCGGCCGCGGTGTCTTCCCCGACTGCATCGGCGTCCTCGGCTTCGATCACGCGGGCACCGCCGCGTTCCTCGTCGCCACCAACCGCCCCGTCGGCGCCGCCGTCACCGTCTCCGCCGCCGGCATCGCCGAACCCCTCACCGACGAAGCCGCCGCGCTCATCCAGGCCGCCCCCGACCTCCAGGCGCCCTGGCTCGGCCTCTACGGCGCCGACGACCAGGAAACCCCGCCCGACGACGTCGAGAAGCTGCGCGACGCCGCCGCCCGGGCCGCCGTCGCCAGCCTGGTGATCACCTACCCCGGCCTCCGCCACCGAGCCGACTCCACCGAAGCCACCGCACCCGACCCCGGCTCCGAGGACGACGACAGCTACGCCACCGACTCACAAACGAGGATCTTCGACTGGTTCGACAGCAATTTACGCTGACTACCTGGCGTTTTGTTATCCGGCGACCAGGTGCTGTAACCTTCTTTCTCGGCGGCCCGAAAGGGTCGGCGCCCTCGAAGAGGGGCTACCAGGAGGCGTGCCAGAGCGGCCGAATGGGACTCACTGCTAATGAGTTGTCCCTTCACGGGGACCGGAGGTTCAAATCCTCTCGCCTCCGCCAAGCCCGGTTCGCCGGGCAACAACTGAATACCCATGCGCCCGTAGCTCAACGGATAGAGCATCTGACTACGGATCAGAAGGTTAGGGGTTCGAATCCCTTCGGGCGCACATCACGATCGGGCCCGGAATTGCACCAGCAGTTCCGGGCCCGATTTTTATCGGCTACTAGTCCCATTCCCATACAAACGAGCCATTCCCTCCGCATGCCAGTTGAGCGCGCCCCGGACGTCCGGCCCGTAGGTCTGCCACTGGAAGTAGTGCGGGTCGTGGACAACTTCGCCTCCGAAAGCTGGGCCTGCGGCCTGGGCCGTACCGAGGTCGATGCGCCGCCTTTCCCGTGATCTTGCCGTGGTCGAGGGCTGTGCGGGTGATCGTGATCGCCGGTGGATCGGCCACCGCCCGGGACGAGCAGTACCTGCCCGCGATCGTGTTCTTCGACTTCCTGCCATCCGTGGACATGATCGTCGCGCTCGAGTTGAACGCATGCACGTCAGAAGCAGGTTCGTCGTCCAGCGTCTATTCAGCTTCGATCCACGCGCGCCCTGCTGGAGGACTGGAACAACAGGACGCAACGACTGGTCCTCGGATGGCCCGGATTACCTCTCCACGTCGGCGAGGAACCGGTTCAGCTCGGCTTGGAAGGCGTCCCACTGCTCGGCGAAGCACAAATGCGACGCGTCCTCGATGGTCACCACTCGCGAGTCGGGGATGCGGCGCCGCATGTCCTCGAGGTGCGCCGGACGGCATTCATCGTATCGACCGCCGATCAACAGGGTCGGCACACCGATCTCACCTAGCCGCTCCGAGACGTCCCATTCCTTCAACGTGCCGGTCACGGTGAACTCGCTGGGGCCGATCATGGTGTGGTAGACATCGTAGCCAGCCCCCGCATACGCACGCTCGAGTCCCTGCGGCCACGGCCGCATCCGGCACACGTGCTTGCGATAAAAGCCCAGCGTCGCGGCCTGATACTCGGGGCATCCGGTGAACCCGCCGGCCTCGTGCTGCCGAATTGTCTGCCGCACCTCAGCGGGCTCGTCCTCCAGTAGTTCGGCACAGTCCTTCGACCATCGAGGCATGCTTGCCGGGGTACCGATCAGCACCAGGCTCTGCAGCGCCGGACGCTGATCGAGCGTGTACTGCAGCGCCAGCATCCCGCCCCACGAATTACCGAGCAGGTGGACGCGCTCCAGGCCCAGCGCCTCGCGCACAACCGCCAATTCCGCCACGAACCGGTCCACCGTCCACAGCGAGATATCGCTCGGCCGGTCGGACTTGCCACAGCCGAGCTGATCGTAAAAAATCACCCGACGCTCGGCGGCCAGCTGTACCAGTGCCTCCAGATAGTCGTGCGGGAACCCGGGTCCACCGTGCAGGCACAGCAGCGGCGTCCCACCCTCGCCCAGCGACCGGTACCAGACGCGTCCACCAGGAACCT includes these proteins:
- the hisC gene encoding histidinol-phosphate transaminase; translated protein: MSARIRPDLSSIPAYTPGRSNPGAVKLASNETTLPPLPSAAKAIVEAAELSHRYPDNQSGALRAALADFLGVEVANVAIGCGSVALCQELVQITCSSPQDEVLFAWRSFEAYPIVTQVGNATAVQVPLTDTYTHDLDAMAAAVTERTRLLFVCNPNNPTGTAVGRDELERFLDAVPTDVLVVLDEAYYEYMRLTPQTHPDGVEIGRHRPNVVVLRTFSKAYGLAGLRVGYAVGDAEVITALLKVHIPFSVNRVAQEAAIASLEARHELLERTEGVVAERERMRAALLAAGYEVPPSETNFVWLPLGARSLEFADATAEAGVLVRPYGVDGVRVTIGDPHENELFLGFATDAGVVARFT
- a CDS encoding proline iminopeptidase-family hydrolase, with the translated sequence MRSTEGRIEVPGGRVWYRSLGEGGTPLLCLHGGPGFPHDYLEALVQLAAERRVIFYDQLGCGKSDRPSDISLWTVDRFVAELAVVREALGLERVHLLGNSWGGMLALQYTLDQRPALQSLVLIGTPASMPRWSKDCAELLEDEPAEVRQTIRQHEAGGFTGCPEYQAATLGFYRKHVCRMRPWPQGLERAYAGAGYDVYHTMIGPSEFTVTGTLKEWDVSERLGEIGVPTLLIGGRYDECRPAHLEDMRRRIPDSRVVTIEDASHLCFAEQWDAFQAELNRFLADVER
- a CDS encoding dienelactone hydrolase family protein, with the protein product MSGMFSDVAVLRGDADGEGRSGAQTRVPVTVIEPEGHSRGGIVLLHESGEFTGALLEFMQSLSSEGWTVVAPDLFHRADATPDKEVFGQDLFDDFDASFDWLTGRGVFPDCIGVLGFDHAGTAAFLVATNRPVGAAVTVSAAGIAEPLTDEAAALIQAAPDLQAPWLGLYGADDQETPPDDVEKLRDAAARAAVASLVITYPGLRHRADSTEATAPDPGSEDDDSYATDSQTRIFDWFDSNLR